In Rutidosis leptorrhynchoides isolate AG116_Rl617_1_P2 chromosome 2, CSIRO_AGI_Rlap_v1, whole genome shotgun sequence, one genomic interval encodes:
- the LOC139888448 gene encoding protein ABIL3-like — protein MESNNTPVSELHPLSNYEEVLLRHSLLFSNGLKDLRNVKEQLYSAAEHFEDSYKKSDQKQMLLESVKDYYIAKSLVKTIDHLGSVTNKIDKFLDEHVTAVSRTKLRLVCVEQSLRTCQEYGNHGRLTEQSLMMQTLKYHKQYPAQESCISKAIKRKKEMIQSSGLRKGYSGQPSTESPIAFSFTEAASHKRLEKRSRSNSPLRFSIKRSASAANESTYPSLSVKVSASYVHRSISPSPSSSRQKEPPEAWRSQSLYPQKQSTQYMEVYSKKTRNLFKVLLNRYKSKNNIK, from the exons ATGGAGAGTAATAATACACCAGTTAGTGAACTTCATCCACTTTCCAACTATGAAGAAGTTCTCTTGAGGCATAGCTTGCTCTTTTCGAATGGACTCAAG GACTTGAGAAATGTAAAAGAACAGTTGTATTCGGCTGCAGAGCATTTTGAAGATTCATATAAAAAGAGTGATCAGAAACAAAT GCTGTTAGAAAGTGTAAAGGACTACTACATCGCCAAATCTCTGGTTAAAACCATCGACCACTTGGGCTCTGTGACTAATAAAATTGATAAGTTCTTAGATGAACATGTCACTGCTGTTTCCAGAACAAAGCTTCGATTGGTATGCGTTGAACAG AGCTTACGAACATGCCAAGAATATGGTAACCATGGTAGACTTACAGAGCAATCATTGATGATGCAAACACTGAAATATCATAAGCAGTACCCTGCCCAAG AGAGTTGCATTTCAAAAGCTATCAAACGTAAAAAGGAAATGATCCAGTCATCAGGTTTAAG AAAAGGGTATTCTGGACAACCTTCAACTGAGTCCCCAATCGCCTTCTCATTTACAGAAGCTGCATCGCACAAAAGACTAG AAAAACGGTCAAGGTCAAATTCACCACTTCGTTTCTCAATTAAACGCTCAGCATCTGCAGCAAATGAATCCACTTACCCAAGTTTATCTGTCAAAGTTTCGGCATCTTATGTTCATCGATCAATCAGTCCAAGCCCGTCCAGTAGCAGACAGAAA GAACCACCAGAGGCTTGGAGATCTCAATCGTTGTATCCACAAAAACAAAGCACACAATATATGGAAGTTTACTCTAAAAAAACCAGAAATCTTTTTAAAGTCTTGCTTAACAGGTACAAGTCAAAGAACAATATTAAATAG
- the LOC139888450 gene encoding uncharacterized protein, with product MADDVRRWSVTYTKHIHQKRKVYQDGFLELQSSSHKVKLYDDCDKLLDSRIVKLDDAVRSGETLTFGAFLVDIGDPQGESKPLPNPILQRDKTMADRDGKPNNSKLKGTSKGSFHSGKRSSINLSPSHKIIREFKRREVNKYCSSPNVQDTVKDDPTEWEVLYTAQLTQKAKKFHDGILKVALSGLRGRQVFLYDGTRTPLESRFLKTVEKINVGDTLRFDGHIVDILELKDNKPLKATSVERSNCYTQSTVQLKIRDEHLADSNKCVTNKSSISTSCQYTTKTNLIEWDVMYTTQVTQKAKKFHDGVLKLASSGSQGRQEATLLADDGMILTHRYLKLSEDISSGSSFNMTNYLVEIGEPKKRSEGGCPKKDSTSKSETRETINVDDIKLCKRMPATEPLSEGKVMKRALPLQDTDSKAKNSIADNVIATTISKNKPLRDAFYEQHVFNPNVELCLSSITSSATYMLSWKLERSSSILSFLRKPSAQDGVMEKVNVKEETPAEEPVCNEETRAANVGGQSDTMSSKATNTLSVNELAKETNQSNTEISDNKQGFKKTDSRNDEFPSFDLGID from the exons ATGGCAGATGATGTACGGAGATGGTCGGTAACCTACACGAAACACATACACCAGAAGCGCAAAGTTTATCAGGACGGATTCTTAGAGCTTCAATCATCCAGTCACAAG GTTAAGCTGTATGACGACTGTGATAAACTTTTGGATAGCAGAATTGTAAAGCTTGATGATGCTGTGAGATCTGGTGAAACTTTAACATTTGGTGCTTTTCTTGTCGATATTGGTGACCCTCAAGGAGAAAGTAAACCCTTACCAAATCCGATTCTTCAAAGAGACAAAACTAtggctgatagggatggcaaaccCAACAATAGTAAGTTAAAAG gaACAAGCAAGGGTAGTTTTCACTCTGGTAAAAGATCATCGATTAATCTGAGTCCATCACATAAAATCATTAGAG AGTTTAAGAGACGCGAGGTCAACAAGTACTGTTCTTCACCCAATGTGCAAGACACAGTGAAAGATGATCCAACAG AATGGGAGGTCTTGTACACTGCTCAATTAACACAAAAAGCAAAGAAATTTCATGATGGAATCTTGAAAGTTGCACTTTCTGGACTGCGTGGGAGGCAG GTGTTTCTGTATGATGGAACAAGGACACCCTTAGAAAGCAGATTCCTTAAAACTGTGGAAAAGATTAATGTTGGTGATACACTTAGATTTGATGGTCATATAGTGGACATTCTAGAACTTAAAGACAATAAACCTCTCAAAGCTACAAGTGTTGAAAGAAGTAATTGCTATACACAGAGTACAGTCCAGTTAAAGATTCGCGATGAGCATCTAGCTG ATTCTAATAAATGTGTAACGAACAAGTCTTCCATCTCCACAAGCTGTCAATATACAACTAAAACTAATTTGATAG AGTGGGACGTTATGTACACTACTCAAGTAACCCAAAAGGCCAAGAAGTTTCATGATGGTGTATTGAAGCTTGCAAGTTCTGGATCACAAGGGAGACAG GAGGCTACTTTGTTAGCAGATGATGGAATGATATTAACCCACCGATACCTTAAACTATCAGAAGACATCAGCAGTGGGAGTTCATTCAACATGACAAATTACTTGGTGGAAATTGGTGAACCAAAGAAACGTTCTGAAG GGGGGTGTCCAAAGAAAGATTCTACTTCGAAAAGTGAAACTCGAGAGACTATTAATGTTGATGATATCAAATTATGTAAGAGAATGCCAGCTACCGAACCACTATCTGAAG GAAAAGTTATGAAAAGGGCTTTGCCATTGCAAGATACTGATTCAAAGGCTAAAAACTCCATTGCAGATAATGTTATTGCAACGACTATCAGCAAAAACAAGCCTTTACGTGATG CATTTTATGAGCAGCATGTATTTAACCCAAATGTTGAATTATGCTTAAGTTCTATAACTTCATCTGCAACGTATATGCTTTCTTGGAAACTCGAGAGAT CCAGTTCGATTTTGTCCTTTCTGAGAAAACCGAGTGCTCAAGATGGTGTTATGGAAAAAGTAAATGTAAAGGAGGAAACACCAGCTGAAGAGCCAGTCTGCAACGAGGAAACTCGAGCTGCAAATGTTGGAGGACAGTCTGACACGATGTCTTCAAAAG CAACAAATACCCTAAGTGTCAATGAGTTGGCTAAAgaaacaaatcaaagtaacactgaG ATTTCAGATAATAAACAAGGTTTCAAGAAAACAGACTCAAGAAATGATGAATTCCCATCTTTTGATCTTGGAATTGACTAA
- the LOC139891578 gene encoding cytochrome c oxidase subunit 5C-2: protein MGGGRVAHPVLKGPSVVKELVIGAVLGLAAGGLWKMHHWNEQRKTRAFYDLLEKGEISVVHEEE from the coding sequence ATGGGTGGTGGTAGGGTTGCACATCCGGTATTAAAAGGCCCGAGTGTGGTGAAGGAGTTGGTGATTGGAGCTGTGCTTGGGTTAGCAGCTGGTGGTTTGTGGAAGATGCACCACTGGAATGAGCAGAGAAAAACAAGGGCTTTTTATGATCTGCTGGAGAAGGGTGAGATCAGTGTTGTCCATGAAGAAGAATGA